AGATGGGGCTTAAAACACCTGGTTCATTGAGGAGGTTTTCATGTGTGAACCAAAGCGTCGGAACCTTCCTGTTTCGGAACCACTCCTTCAAATACCACTTCCAATACGACCGGATTTTTAAGGCACGAAGATTTGTTTTCGTGACAAACAACACATTCACCAAATCGGCACTCTCGCCCCATAATTCCCCAATATGATCACCATAGTTTCTGAGTTTGTTTTCTATTATGCTCATATGTTCGGTTTCTGTATCGTGTTCAAGCAGCAGTTCGACATAGCTTCCGTCCACGAATCGATAGATCCCTTCGCCATCCGGTCGTAAGGGTGTTGTGTTACTGATTCAGTATAGTGTCCGAAAATTGACGGGATAAGTTGACCACGGGCTGATGGGCATGGTGTCCAGCAGTGGTGACAGAGGTGGGAAGGAAGTTGCCCTCCTCCCCAAATGCTTAAATTTCGATGGTGACCGTGTATGTTCTGCCTCGGAACAGCCCCAGTGGGACGTCGTTTGCGATAATCCACCAGGTGTTCATCCCAAATTCAATCCTACCTCTGAGGGCGTATTCCCCGACGTGAAGGGTTATCCCCTCACCACATCGCATGCTGTACCATGTATCTCGACCTTTCACGACCCAACGTTCCAGCTCCTTGTCATACCTCATGTCCGTTGGCTTCACCTTCATGACAATTCTCCTTGAACCACTCGATTCACGGTATGGTCGTCGACAATCCGTTGTCGATTCTGGGCCCAGTACATGAGACAGTGAGTACAGACCTTGTTCACCAGTCGTGGAGCCCCGCCCGAAAAGCGGTGGATTTCGTCGATGGCCTTGTCCGAGAAGATGGCCTGTTCTTGTTCGACTCCCGCATAAGCAAGATGCTGCTGAATGTATTGTCCGATCTGCGCACGGTCGTAGTGATACAATTTGCACTGCAGGTCAATTCTCTGGCGGATGGCGGCGTAGGCTTGGAGGTTTAACCGTTCCCAAAGTTCACTTTGTCCGACCAGGATTAACGACATGGGGCTTTGCGCATCCATCCTGAAATTCAACAAAAACCGTACTTCCTCAAGCATCTCCCGGTCCAATAAGTGGGCCTCGTCGACCACCACAACCGGCTTCAGGTCGTGAATGCCACGCATGAGCTCAATCTCCCGGTGAAGTTGACGCTTGGCGTCGCCTCGGTAGAACTTGGCCTCGCATCCGAGTTGCTCGAGCATGCCTTTGTAAAAATGCCGTGGTGTCAGTTTGGAGTCCGAAAGGTACAGAATCTTGAATTTAGATTGTTCCAGTGCCTCAGAGAACCGCCGGCAGTCGTCGTTTTACCGGTTCCACAGTCTCCGGTAACCACTGCAAACCACTGACGTTCCGCTGCATATTTCAATCTGCCAAGGATGTCTATGAGTGCATGGGACATGTA
The Alicyclobacillus curvatus genome window above contains:
- a CDS encoding DUF5348 domain-containing protein; translated protein: MKVKPTDMRYDKELERWVVKGRDTWYSMRCGEGITLHVGEYALRGRIEFGMNTWWIIANDVPLGLFRGRTYTVTIEI